Genomic segment of Salvelinus fontinalis isolate EN_2023a unplaced genomic scaffold, ASM2944872v1 scaffold_1072, whole genome shotgun sequence:
gggggtcagaaggattactttatcctatcctaggtattccttaaagaggtggggtttcaggtgtctccggaaggtggtgattgactccgctgtcctggcgtcgtgagggagtttgttccaccattggggtgccagagcagcgaacagttttgactgggctgagcgggaactgtacttcctcagtggtagggaggcgagcaggccagaggtggatgaacgcagtgcccttgtttgggtgtagggcctgatcagagcctgaaggtactgaggtgccgttcccctcacagctccgtaggcaagcaccatggtcttgtagcggatgcgagcttcaactggaagccagtggagagagcggaggagcggggtgacgtgggagaacttgggaaggttgaacaccagacgggctgcggcgttctgaatgagttgtaggggtttaatggcacaggcagggagcccagccaacagcgagttgcagtaatccagacgggagatgacaagtgcctggattaggacctgcgccgcttcctgtgtgaggcagggtcgtactctgcggatgttgtagagcatgaacctacaggaacggttcatcaccagaggaacagaggaggagtaggataagggtacggctaaaagctatgagaattggtcgtctagaacgtctggaacagagtaaaaggaggtttctggcGGCGATAAAATagattcaaggtataatgtaaagacaaaggtatggtaggatgtgaatacagtggaggtaaacctaggtattgagtgatgatgagagagatattgtctctagaaacatcattgaaaccaggtgatgtcatcgcatgtgtgggtggtggaactgaaaggttggataaggtatagtgagcggaggctctacagtgaaataagccaataaacactaactagaacagcaatggacaaggcatattgacattaaggagaggcatgcttagtcgagtgatcataagggtccagtggtagaggttggttggggtcacggcgattcagacagctagccgggccatcggtagcaagctagcataggatggaggtctgtttttagccacctcgtggCTAAACAGAGTTTGAAAATCAGTTATTCAGAGCCTTGCAGAACTGTACGGGAATAGCCAATTCCAGAACCTCCCCATATCATCCACAGGGGAATCCGGTGGAAAGGTTTAACCGTACACTGTTGTCAATGTTGCGCACACTAGATGAAGAGGAAAAAGGCCAACTGGGGTGATTATCTGAACAAGGTCATTCATGCATATAATTGTACCAGCAGTGATGCTACTGGGTTCTCACTGTATTTCCTGCTATTTGGAAGGGCTCCACTGCTACCTGTTGACCTTGTCTTTGGGTTACAGATAAAGGAACAGGAGAAATCACACCAGGATTATGCTAAGAAGTGGCAGCAACAGATGGCTGAAGCCTATGACATCGCCAGTAGAAACATGGAGAAATCAACAGCAAAGGGAAAAGCCTACTACGATCGGAAGAAAATGAGTTCGGTTCTGGTCTCAGGGGATCGTGAACTGGTGAGGAACATGTCAGAACGTGGGGGGCCGGGAAAGCTAAGATCACACTGGGAGGACCAAATACATGTGGTGGTAACCAGGAAAGGTGATGACAGCCCTGTCTATGAGGTCAAACCCGAGAGCGGTACAGGCAGGGCCCGGGTTCTGCACCGCAATATGCTCATGTCATGTAATTCCCTACCACTTGAGGAACCTATTGAAACTCCCAGTAGAGGTCTGTGGAGAAGGGATCCACCCCAGCAAAATCAGCAAAATGGGGAGAGCGCTGAGTCTGAGATCTCAGATGAGGATTCTTATCCAGTATTCATCAATAGGCCACGTAGGGATAAAGAGAGCAGACAGAGTAGCACACAACTAGTATCAGATAATAGTGAGGAACGGGGTCAGACTGATACAAACTTCACTGTGAAGGAGTGCCAGCCAGTCCTCAGAGAGAGCCCGGAAGGACAGGGGTAAATATGGAAACAGCTGAGGGCTCAGAGACTCAATCATCTCATGATGAAGTGGACACTGATTCATTGGGGTCACCCATGATCTTTCCCCGCCGTTCAGCCCGGCAGAGGAGGCCCAGAGACATTCGAACCTATAACACTTTAGGGCTGCCAAGCTCTTATCAGGATACCAACTAGAGATGTTCtgatgtgtatatattttcttgtttacctttactAATCACAGTGTGATAATATTTAGTGGGGGTTGCGTCTGCCCATAAAGGCAGACTGGACATGTCTAGATAGTTATATGGCTGTTAGGCCAGTTTTTTCTGTTGTTCTCATGACCAGTACTTACATCTTCTGTTTGTTTTGAGGCTGGTGAAATGTTTGGGACAACATTTCGTTTTTGCAGGGGGGTGTTGTAAGGGGTCTTAGTTGTATTCCAGCCACTAGGGGGTACTCTGGTGAAGCCCATGGGAAATAAACTATATTTCTTTAAGTGAATTGGGAAAAGTAAGAATGAAAACTAAAGAAAGTCTGTAAACGGCTGTTACCTGTGCTGACATGATTAAAAGTGAATTAAACTGTACTTTTCACAATGTAGTTTATATGATAAGCTCATTGGAAGGGTAACATAAACAGATACATGTGCTGCCTTTCCAACTGATGTGAAGTTGGAAATATTCATATTTCCAACAAATATTCATTTGAAAAAGCAATAGACTTTCacattgtaggcctgttgtataaATAATGTAatcataatatatgccatttagcagatgctttcatCCAAAGCGATTTACAGTCATTTgcacatacattttacgtatgggttgccccgggaatcgaacccacaaccctggtggtgGGATCGGCATTCTCTACACAGGATCATCATTTATAATGTAATGTGTTTATAACAGTGAATGACATTGATAATAAAAGTCTATAGCAGTGTAATAAGTGTTTATAGCAATGTACAGCACATCTACCAACGCACCGATGCGTTTCAAGAGTCCTAGACTATTTTGTTTCAGAATCCTCAGACCCCTGACAGGGAGTAGCATAGGGGATAGTGCCATCTAGTGGAATGGAAATTAAACTATTATTCCAGATATTATTTAATAAAGAATATTGAAAACCTAAATTACTTTTCAGAGATCAGAGAAACGAAACAGAACGCATCTTGAAACAGGGAAATATACTACAATTTGTGATGTGTTCAAGTAAACGATGGACTTATAATTTGAAGCTTTTTGCTCGATTTGGAATGTCGCTGATTTCATGTAGCTCTCCTGCGCATCATTTACTAAACAAAATCCCGCAAACGTAAAAGCGCCAGAATTAAACATCGTGAGATTGTAACTATGTGTGAGAGTCAGAGATTTGAAAGCAGACGCTTTCATCCAAAACGATTTACAGTAATGCgtacatacattttacgtatgggcgGCCCAGGGAAATTAGACTTTTTCTAAAGTTTTTCGAAGCAATTTCTTTACCTCTTTCTTTgtaatactgtatgtattcaatCATTTCGAATTGATCTCTTCCCAATGGGCACATACATCAATTACATTTTTATTCCATGttagttcaacgtaatttcatcgAAATTACATGGAAAAAACATTGATGCAAAGTGGGTTTATTGTGTCACAGTGAATTTTATAATCTGCAGTCAATTTCATTATGTTTTCATGTGCCATGATTCTGACATTTGACATATGATCCTCATAGGATTAGGCTAAATAGTGTCAGTGGTGCAGTAAATGTAATCTCAATTCAATACGATGTGCATATACGGTACATATAGCCAAtataaattcaaattcaaattcaagctgctttattggcatgaaaaacattgtgtcaatattgccaaagcaacaatgtatacaatatacattgtaatacaattaaaacaatgacaaataataatatagaatggcagtaaataataatacaaaattaaatataaaaaatagtaacaataaaatggtaacagtcatgggtagccatgtctttttatgtctgccggtttctattgccaatcggtggtcactcagcctgtacttggtaaggatctgtctctgcttcgaatctctgacagagtagagatattcagccaattcatattctctgtttagggtcagatagcaatttagtcggctttgggattttgtttcgtttttccaatgttgtaaatatgagtcctttgattggttcatgattttgtttattggaattctttcttttgaagcagtgccggtgtcagcttggttggttaggtccaacaccagctgactgagagggctcgtttctgggctcagttcttgggtttgaagtgctttaaattgcagactcgaatttggacttgaatttagatgtagccaaaattttaatgatcttttctgtattttcattattactggaaagcggcccaattccGCCCTAcgtgcattagttggtgtatttctcttgacttgtaggattttccgacagaattctgcatgtagggtttcaattggatgtttgtcccacattttaaagtccagtttattgagtggcccccaaacctcacttccgtaaagagctattggtaggattacactgtcaaatattttggtccaaattctaattggtatgttgattttgaataatttcaattttattgcatacaatgctctgcgggcttctttgagtgcattcactgccatattaaagtttcccgatgcagatatggtcagaccaaggtaggtgtaattttttgtgtgttcaactatggtgttgttcagggtgaatttatatttgtgtttctgacatctgttttgtttttggaaaatcatgattttagtttttgggaaatttactgccagggcccaattatggcaatattgctctagaatattaatgttctgttgaagaccttctttggttggtgatagaagtaccaagtcatcagcatatagcaggtatttcacctctATATTATTTCAATAtaggtatttatatatatatatatatttatatatatatataaatataggtaTTTCAATATAGCTATGAAACCCATGTTCAGTGACTGTAATCTGTGACGCAAGTGGCCGAATATGTTTGTGACGTTCCATGGAAACCACGGTATTGTTTAAAACTAGATTCTGATTGGCTTGCAGGTCATTCTACAACGTAAATTATAAATGAAAACGTGCTTTTATATAATTGTGACAGATTCACAATACCGAGCGTGTCTCAAACCGTACCGCGCTTTTATCTGCCTAAAGGTATCTTCACCCACGACTGGATAGGCTTTTTAGATACGCTTGTCCAAGGTAAGGATATGAGTCAAACTATAGCCTACTTTTAATCTTTTAGTTCCGAACTCAAGTTACTCCAGTCAAGTGATTAATCGTAAAAGTTAGTTGTTTTGACTGAGCAGTCCAATGGCCAATGCTGTTTTTGGACTATTACACCCTCTGCTATATACTATGATGAGCCAATAACATGCATAGATTATACATTAGGCATTGCACAAATCAGGTCAGAATATAAAGTTGCTATTTCCGTCAACTCAAGTTACTCAAGTCAAGTTACTCAAGTCAAGTGATTAATCTTAAGAGTTAGTTGTTTTGACTGTCAAAACAAATAACTGATGGATTATTCCAAATTAAATTGGCAATTATGCATCACAAATTCACAATATTACTTGTATTTCAATTATTCATCCAGGTCCAAGACATAAAGTCGCCTGAAAGCTGTGTAGCAATAATTCCAGCTCCTGATCCATAGGATGGTAATCACATACATGATTGGCTTAATCAAGAATCATGGATACCTTTCATGTGAGTACTCACACACCAGATTTTTTTGACATACCTCAGAAGGAAGATACCTCAATATCTGGAAGCACTGTCTCATGTACAATTGTTAATGCTATCTCTGAAATGTCTAACAAAATGTTGACTTGATCGTTTCATCAAGACCTTCTCATCACAAGTCGGAACTAGTTGTCAACATTGGGACAGTGCTGCCCAAAATAACAGGGGCCAATATTTTCATGGAGGTAAGCACTACATTTCTGATGGGTTTAAAGACTGTATTACATTATCTACATTTGAGAAAGTAAACCCCAGCTGTTGTTGTTCTTTTCACAGTGCCATGAATGTTCTTTTCACAGTGCTCATTATGCCATGAATGTTTCATTGCTGAACAACCATAGATATTTTTCCTCTAATTTGGCTCCCGTTCCTCCAACAGTGAGCAAGACCTGCCAGCAGAGCTCACTGGAGCAGGGAGACAACCCGTCATCCTTTAGGCGCCTGACAAAGTACACTTTTTTTCTTCTAAATAACACTATAGTAACATCATATGCACAAAGTTACATTCCTAATAAGATTGGTGTTAAGTGAGAAAGAATTCTAAAGATGGTCCAATGGGCATGGTCTGAAGCCTCTCATCATCTCAGTATGTTGAACCACCTGATTTCTTGCAGGCTTGAGATTCAGATCCTGCTGAACGATGTTAAGCAGTCGATTAACCACATGCAGGGGACGCTGAACACCATGCAGGGGCAGTGTATTGAGTTGCAGACTGCCATATCTAAGGTAGTGTCAGATGAGTCTCAGATACAGAAGAATAGGTCTATGATGGTATGGTGATATGGATTGAGATGGTGATTATAATAATGATGACTAGCGGTACCCCACCCTATTGGCGGTAAATCATTGGATCTGATTAATTCAATTCAATGCAATTCAATCTTTGAGGACTgcaaccatagaaatacaatttcTTTACACTAATAATAAGCTATTGTCAACTTCCCGTCTATGGTTATCTTGCTCATTGCTCACTGTTACCCTATGTGTGCAACTATTATTGATTTATCACAGAAAAATAATTTGGTTGCAAATGTACCTAGTACCAGGTAAATAATTGTTAGGCTACTCATTTTGAATCCACCGGTGGCAACTTGCGTGACCATAAAAGTCTGTGTGCGACTGGGCACAGTTAAATAATTTGCTTACTGACCTGCCCTACATCATAGAAGGCCCTtcaagtcggaactaggaaattcTGACATTTCTGACTCGTTATGGAATGATGATTTCAAGTTTCCCACTTGTGAAGTATCAGAATCAACCAGTAGGAAGATCTACGCTAATAACTTACATTCATTTAACTCTGAGGTTCCAAGTTTCCGATGGCATGTGAATGCGTCAATAATTGCCATGGTAATTTTGAATGTTCAGTCAGTGAGCATTATGGGTAATTATCCTACATACTTACATCAAATGCTGTAGTAACAGTGTCATTCCAaacacaataaatgtgaaaattaACAAAGATACAAAATATTGCTAAAGTGAAGAAAATCAACTCAAAATTGTAGGAGGAAATGCCCCTGCAGCAGGGAGGCTTACGGTATTATAATATATTGTAGATAACATTAATATAatttgtgtatttacagtatcaGCACACATACAAATGAAAGTATATGCTATGGATTGAtctacactgagtgaacaaaacattaagaacaccttcctattgagtTGTCACCccttggtggtggaccattcttgatactcaGGGAAAACTGTTGATCGTGAAAAACAcaacagcattgcagttcttgacacaaaccggtgcaccaggcacctactaccatactctgttAAAAgggacttaaatcttttgtcttgcttattcaccctctgaatgacactcatacacaattcatgtctcaattgtctaaaaaGCATTATGTAACCTGTCTCCTCACATTCATCTACACTGAGAAGAAGATTTAACAATtgatatcaataagggattatagctttcacctgattaGTCCATGTCACagaaagagaaggtgttcttaatgtttaacacactcagtgtatgtgtaattattttttacctttatttacttaggcaagtcagttaagaacaaatattttttttcaatgaAGGTCTAGGAACTGCCTTGTTAAGGGGCAGAACGAAAGATttgtatcttgtcagctcagtgatttgattttgcaacctttcggttattagtccaacactctaaccactaggctacgctgccgaccCAATGACGTTATAGATTCCAAGTGGTTGATTTTTTAGGGAATGACTATATGCTCTATATTATACCTGCAGATCATCACAGCAGCCGAAGTTGCTGTGCAGAGGGAGGAGATCGtccgagcatcaggcctcatcccgtCACATAGGGAGggtatcctccaaacagccagtgtccctgcacagagggaggggattctcTCAGCAGCCAGCATCAATgcacagagggaggagatcctcaTTTCGTCAGGCCTCAtcactgcacagagggaggggatcctccaaacagccagtgtccctgcacagagggaggggattctcTCAGCAGCCAGCATCAATgcacagagggaggagatcctcaTTTCGTCAGGCCTCAtcactgcacagagggaggggatcctccaaacagccagtgtccctgcacagagtgAGGGggtcctccaaacagccagtgtccctgcacagagtgaggggatcctccaaacagccagtgtccctgcacagagtgaggagatcctccaaacagccagtgtccctgcacagagtgaggagatcctccaaacagccagtgtccctgcacagagggaggggattctcTCAGCCGCCAGCATCAATgcacagagggaggagatcctcaTTTCGTCAGGCCTCAtcactgcacagagggaggggatcctccaaacagccagtgtccctgcacagagggaggggattctcTCAGCCGCCAGCATCAATGCACAGAGGGAGGAGATACTCCGAtcatcaggcctcatccctgcaCGGAGGGAagggatcctccaaacagccagtgtcacTGCGCAGAGGGAGGGAATCGTCCCAATGGCCAGCGTCCCTGCGCACAGGGAGGGGATTGTACCAAAGGCTAGTGTTCCTGCTgagagggaggagatcctccaaacagccagtgtccctgcacagagggaggggattctcCAAACATCAAGTGTCCCTGCACCAAGGGAGGAGATTCACCAGTCAGCCattgtccctgcacagagggagggggttCTCCGAGCAGCTAGCATCACTGCGCAGAGGGAGGAGATCTTcagagcatcaggcctcatccctgcaCATAGGAAGGGGCTCCtccgagcatcaggcctcatccctgcacagagggaggggattcttCCAGCAGCTTCTTCCATCAGCTACTATCAGAAGAATAAGCTCCTCAGAGCATCACAACTCACCCCTGCACAAAGGAAGTTGAGATTCCTGATAGCCAGTGTCACTGCGCAGAGGAAGGGAATCTTCCCAAAGGCCAGCGTCCCTGCGCACAGGGAGTGGATTGTCCCAAAGGCTAGTGtccctgcagagagggaggagatcctccTCACAGCCAGTGCCCCTGTGATGAATGAAAACAATCCTCCACAACCACCTCCCATCATCCCCATGGTGGCACCACTGTGGAAAATGATTGGTGGAGCGTGTCCTCCACCTGTGGATTTCTATTCCAAGAGAAGAGGTCACTTAACCTTACCTAATTAGTAAAGAAATTACCATAGTGATAGCTTGATAATAAGTTGTGATAGGTTAAATGTATGGCTCATGTGACT
This window contains:
- the LOC129848567 gene encoding microtubule-actin cross-linking factor 1, isoforms 6/7-like, with the translated sequence MTICSILYLQIITAAEVAVQREEIVRASGLIPSHREGILQTASVPAQREGILSAASINAQREEILISSGLITAQREGILQTASVPAQREGILSAASINAQREEILISSGLITAQREGILQTASVPAQSEGVLQTASVPAQSEGILQTASVPAQSEEILQTASVPAQSEEILQTASVPAQREGILSAASINAQREEILISSGLITAQREGILQTASVPAQREGILSAASINAQREEILRSSGLIPARREGILQTASVTAQREGIVPMASVPAHREGIVPKASVPAEREEILQTASVPAQREGILQTSSVPAPREEIHQSAIVPAQREGVLRAASITAQREEIFRASGLIPAHRKGLLRASGLIPAQREGILPAASSISYYQKNKLLRASQLTPAQRKLRFLIASVTAQRKGIFPKASVPAHREWIVPKASVPAEREEILLTASAPVMNENNPPQPPPIIPMVAPLWKMIGGACPPPVDFYSKRRDVRLRYVEHPAMMSITKPEHSDANPQFQTGSRPVAEPETPAVHNNSGGWLSWVFGSGRAKKEVHLPEDKDRSIVWDPTLHRWVNRTEPKVENKCVPPPPMGTYGYQGNTGSVPKGVNPYSMKAAGLWGSRYPTRNYNDRTNSKPPSHGPGLLPRQLSGLLPPSHFDLMAPMVVPPDTLPY